A genomic window from Lotus japonicus ecotype B-129 chromosome 1, LjGifu_v1.2 includes:
- the LOC130717885 gene encoding protein RDM1-like, translating to MLRRHAPEIHSLLSDSETESDDNYEVRRTGDVNGPRNRSGGEGGDDRSKRNTKGKTKVLSDTKADEDQENLEELAKKYQKQIKIMPIPAGRIENGIFFTWEELAKSLRILYGQPIHYLTYKLIKQWDEAMIGNGDEKKALVAMFGFSKAESTIWGVENIHRLTTSPTQLAKLWLEDPNYHAAVAEVLPPP from the exons ATGTTACGACGCCATGCTCCTGAAATTCATTCGTTGCTgtctgattctgaaactgaGTCTGATGATAATTATGAGGTTCGAAGGACTGGTGATGTGAATGGACCAAGAAACAGATCAGGTGGAGAAGGTGGGGATGACAGATCTAAGAGAAATACAAAGGGGAAAACAAAAGTACTTTCAGATACCAAAGCTGATGAAGACCAAG AGAATTTAGAGGAGCTTGCAAAGAAATACCAGAAACAAATCAAGATAATGCCTATTCCTGCAGGTCGTATAGAAAATGGTATATTTTTCACCTGGGAAGAATTGGCAAAGAGCTTGAGGATCTTGTATGGTCAACCAATACATTATCTCACTTACAAGCTTATTAAGCAATGGGACGAGGCCATGATTGGCAATGGAGATGAAAAGAAGGCATTGGTTGCCATGTTCGGCTTTAGCAAGGCAGAATCCACTATATGGGGTGTTGAAAATATCCATAGGCTCACAACTTCTCCTACTCAGCTTGCAAAGCTTTGGCTTGAGGACCCAAATTACCATGCAGCTGTTGCTGAAGTTCTTCCACCTCCTTGA